In the Sandaracinus amylolyticus genome, GTGCTCGCGATCGATCGCGACGGCGCGATCGCCTGGGCCCGCACCTTCGAGACGGGCTTCCTCAGCGCGGGTCCGAGCATCGGCCCCGACGGCGACGTCTACGTGATGCACGCCGCGGCGTGGATCGTCAGCACCGATCCGCCCGGTCCGAGCAGCGGCATGATGCGCCTTCGCCACGACGACGGCGCGACGGTGTGGGCGACGCGCGGCGAGCCCGTGATCACGCAGGTGCCCTACGAGGGCGCGCCGATCGTGTTCGGCGCGTCGACGCCGGGCGGCGCGATCGATCGTGCGTTCGTCTTCACCGAGCAGGGCGCGCTCTCGACCTCGCCCGGCGATCCCCAGCGCGATGCGCTGCGCGCGTTCGCGCTCGACGACGGACGCGAGACCTTCGTCGCGCTCACGCTCGCACCGACCGGCAGCGCGTCGCCGCTCCAGGTGTGGCCCGCGGTGCGGGACGACGGTGCCGTGCTGGTCTCGAGCTTCGTCTCGTCGTCGGTGGGCCAGCGCGTGCGCTTCGTCGACGCGTCGAGCGGTGCGTTCGTCGGCATGACCAGCATGGAGGAAGCGGGCGGGCTCGGTGCGCCGCTCGCGGGCCGCGACGGACGCACGTTCGTCATCCGCGATCAGTCGTGGCTCGACGCGTTCGACGTGGACGGGCGGCTCGTGTGGGAGCGCCGCATCGCGGGCGGCCCGCGCCCGAACCGCCTGGTGTTCGGCGCGGATCGCATGGCGATCTGGGTCGCGTCGCCGGGTCGTGCGATGGCGGTGTCGGCGGAGGACGGCGCGCTGATCGACGACGTGTCGGTGGCGGCATCGGCCGGTACCGAGACGCCCGTCGGCTGCGCGCTGGGCACCGACGACGTGCTCCGCCGCGTCTACTACGTCGGCTGCTTCGCGGCCGAAGGCGCGAGCTGGGAGCTCTCCGCGATCACGATGCTCGCCGACGCGCCCATCGATCACGACGCGGGCATCGGCGCCGATGCGGGCGCGCCGATCGAGGCCGATGCCGGCGCGATGCGCCCGCGCGGAGCGGGCTGCAGCGTGGGCGCGCGCACCGCGCAGGCGCCGTGGGCGCTCCTCGCGATCCTCGGGCTCGTCTTCGCGCGCCGGGCTCAGCGCCCCGCGAGCCCGAGCACGCGCTTGTAGGCGTCCTTGCGCGGAATGCCCTCGCGCTCGGCGAGGCGATCCGCGGCCTCGCGCGTGCCGAGCCCTTCGTCGTCGAGCCACGCGCGCACGGTCTCGTCGTCGACGGGCTCCTTCTCGTCCTCGGGCGCGACGTCGGGCGCGGCGACGACCAGCGTGATCTCGCCCAGCGTTCCCTCGGCGAATTTCTCCGCGAGCGCGTCGAGCGAGCCGCGCGCGATCTCCTCGTGCAGCTTCGTCAGCTCGCGACACACCGCGGCCTGACGCGTCCCGCCGAGCACGCCCGCGAGATCGCGCAGCGTCGCGCCGATGCGGTTCGGCGCCTCGAAGAGCATCACCGCACCGCGCGCCTTCGCGATCCCCGCGAGGGCGCGCTGTCGGCGTCCTCCACCGCGCGGCAGGAACCCCACGAACTCGAAGCTCGGCGCGGCGAGACCGCTCGCGACGAGCGCCGCGATCGGCGCGCTCGGGCCCGGGATCGCCTCGACCGTGATCCCCGCCTCCGCGCACGCGCGCACCAGCTCGGCGCCGGGGTCGCTCACCAGCGGCGTGCCCGCATCGCTCACCAGCGCGAGCTTCGCACCGCCTCGCAGCTCCTCGACGAGCGCCTCGATGCGCGCGGCGGGCGTGTGCGCGTGGAACGAACGCAGCGGCGTGCCCACACCGTGATGACGACACAGCACCGACGTGCGCCGCGTGTCCTCGGCGAGGATCACGTCGGCCTCGCGCATCACGCGCAGCGCGCGCAGCGTGATGTCCTCGAGATTTCCGATCGGCGTGGCGACGATCGAGAGCTTTCCGCGCGTCGTTCCGGGGTCGCTCACCACCGCACCAGCGAAGACGCAAGCGGGGCTGGGGCCCCGTGCGCAGTGTTCGGGGAGGGGGACCCCGATCCGGCTTTGCCGGTCGGGGGGAGGGGTCTTCCAAGACCCCTCATGAAGGGAGCGCCGAAGCTTCGACGTGCTGCTCGAGGTACGCCCGGATCTTCCCCTGGAGGCGCTTCTCGATCTGCCGCACGCGCTCGCGGCTCACGCCGAACTGCTCGCCCAGCTCCTGCAGCGTCTTGGGCTCGTCGCTCATCAGGCGCTCTCGGAAGATCACGTCTTCCTTGCCCTTCAGCGTCTGCCCGAACTCCCGGATCTTCCCGGTGAGAAGGTCCTCCAGCTCCGCGCTCGCGAGCAGCTCGTCCGCCGGCGAGTCGAGCGCTGCCATCGTGTCGATCCGCGACGTGGGCTTGCCGTCCGCGTGGCCGATCGGCGCATCGAGCGAGAGCTCACCCGCACCGAGCCGCCGGTCCATCTGCACCACGTCGTCGGTCGTGACGTCGAGGTTCTTCGCGACCACCTCGGGCGTGGGGTCGATCCCCATCGCCGACAGCCGCGCCTTCTCCTTCTTCAAGTTGAAGAAGAGCTTGCGCTGCGCCTGCGTCGTCCCGAGCTTCACGAGACGCCAGTTGTTCAGGATGAACCGCAGGATGTACGCGCGGATCCACCACGCCGCGTACGACGAGAGCTTCACGCCGCGGTAGGGGTCGTACTTCTTCACGGCCTGCATCAGGCCGATGTTCCCCTCCTGGATCAGATCCAGGATGTTCCGGTACGCGCGCCGGTAGTCGTACGCGATCTTCACGACGAGCCGCAGGTTCGACGTGACCAGCTTGCGTGCCGCGTCGACGTCGCCGGTCTCGACGTACTTCACCGCGAGCTCGTGGGTCTGCTCGGGCGTGAGCAGCGAGTATCGCTGCACGTCGCGCATGTACGCCTGGAGCGGGTCCTGGGTCGCGAGCGCGGAGCCGGTCTCGGCGCGCGCCGGGATCGGCTCGGCGAGATCGACGTCGTCGACGACCTCGCCCTCGACGACCACGTCGCCCTCGAGCGCCTCGTCGTCGTCGCGCGACTCCTGCTCGGCCTCCGAGCCCTCGTCGTCGTCGTCGCGAGCCTCCTCGCGCTCGTCCACCACCTCGCCCGCGAGGACTTCGCTCTCGTTCTCCTCCTCGGAGCGCTCCTTCGCTTTCGTTGTCTTGCGGGCCATCAGGTACTCCGTCTGGGGCGCGGGCCAGTTTGGTGCAAGGGCGGGGCCGCGGACAAGCGCGTGGAACGCGCGATCCGAGGCTCTAACGCGCTCGCTCGTAGATCACTTCGTCGCGTTGTCCGGGCGCGAGCATCACGTACCCGGAGCCCTCGCGCCGCAGCGCGGACTCCTCGGACGTCCCGCGCCGCACCACGACCCACTCCGCGTCGATCTCGCGCAGGCGATCGAGGAACGCGCTCGAGCTCGGCGCGGGCACGAACACCACGCGGTTGCTCATGCGCTCGTTCCACAGGTTCGCGAGGAACGAGACCTCGTCGGAGAACGCGACCACGTCTCCGTCGCCGATGCGCTCGGTGCGCAGCCGGCTCGACTCGGCCGGGAGCAGGTTGTGGCTCGCGGGCTGCTCGGCGCGCTCCCGCGGGCTCATCCGCGCGAGCTCGAGCGCGCGCGAGACCGTCACGTCCCACCCCGGCGCGGCCCAGAAGAGCGTGATCAGGTTCAGCGCGATCATCGCGCCGAGCGCGCCCTCGCCGAGCCCTCGCCGAGCGCGCCCCCCGAGCAGCCAGAGCACCACGAGCAGCGCGCCCGCCGGCATCGGCAGCGCGTAGCGACCCCACTGGTACGCGGGCGACGTGAGCAGCGTCAGCACACACACTCCGAGCACCACGCCGATGCGCACGAGCTCGAGCAGCTCGCGCCGTCGTCCGAGCCCGATCGCCGTGAACGCCGCGCCGAGCATGCGCAGCAGCCCGAGCACGAAGAACGGAAGCGCGACGAAGGTGAGCGAGTACCCGTACGCGTGGCGGCGGGTGTCGTGATAGTCCTCGCCGGGCCGCGGCGCGCCGAACATCTCGTCCAGCTGCTGCGGGAGCGGCCAGTGATCGTTCGTGAGGTCGTGGGGGCCCTCGAGCGTCACGTCGAGCAGCTCGCTGTGATAGCGGAGCGGCCAGATCGGGTTGCCGTGCCCCACGTAATTGCGCCAGTAAGGAGGCGCGACGAGCGCGATCGTGAGCGCGAGCCCGGCGATCGCATGCCCCACGATGCGCGCGCTCCGGGTGCGGATCGCGTTCGCGATCACGCCCACCAGCGCGATCGACGCGAGCACCCCCACGAAGAAGAGCCCGTTCGCCTTGGTGCCTCCGAGCAGCCCGAGCGCGAGCGAGGCCATCCACACGTCGCGCGCCGAGAGGCTCGGCCGGGTCACGAAGTGCACGCTCGCGAGGAACGTCGCGAGCACCGTGAGATCGACGTAGGTGCTGCGCAGCTGGAGCACCGCGGCGGGGATCGTGACGAGCACGCACGCGAGCCCGAGCGCGCCCATGCGCCACGAGGTCGAGCGCGCGGCGAGCACGTAGAACGCGAGCAGCGCGATCGCCCCCATCGCGCTCGGCACCACGTCGATGAGGCGTCGATCTCCGAACACCGTGGTCCAGAGCAGGAAGTGCTCGGACGTGCGCGGATAGCCGTTCACCCACTCGAGCTGGATCGGCACCTCGACGAGGCCGAATCCGCGGTTCTGCAAGGCGAACCCGACCATCGGCTCGTGGTACCAGACGCCGTCCCACGAGCCGCTCGGCGCGAGCCAGGCGAGCCACGCGGTCCACGCGAAGATGCCGAGCGTGAACGGCAGCGCAATCACGACGACACTGCGCGCGCGCCACGCCTCGCGGATCGCCTCGACCGGCAGCAGCACGAGCTCGCGCGTCGCGTGGAGCAGCCGGCGTGGATCGCGCCGGAGCGTGATCACGATCGGCACGATCGAGAGGATCACGACCGAGCCCGCGAGGCTCCCGGCCGTGAGCACGTCGAGCCAGCCGAGCGCGTGGATGCTGCCCGCGATGATCGCGAGCGCGACCACACACGCCGCGAGGGCGCGCTCGGCGCGGCTCTCCGGATACAAGCGGTCGGCGACGGCGACGCCGGAGAGGAACGCGAGCGCGGTCAGGAGGATGAGCACCAGCACTCGAGGGCCCGGAAAGCGGGCGCAAGAGTGGCCCACCCGCACACACGCGTGCAACCGCGAGTGGACGGATTGCAGCAGCGCGGACAAAAGCAGGCCCGATGTCGTTCGTGTTCGCGGTGATGCGCCCCGGGGTCGAAACGTGGGCGAAGAGCGAGGTCGCGCGGGCGCGGCCGGCGTGGCGCTTCGCATACGGGCGCGCGGGGCTCGTCACCTGGAAGCGCGACGCCTCGTCGACCGAGGACCCGGGCGACGCGTCGGGCGAGGACGCGCTCACCGTGGTCGCGCGGGTGTGGGGCCGCGGCATCGGCGTCGCGAAGAGCGTCGACGACGTGGTGCGGATCGCGCGTGAGGAGGCGAGGGCAGGGCGGCTGCGGCTGCACGTCTTCGCGCGCGGGAAGAAAGGCGCCGAGGAGCTCGCACCGGAGGAAGAGGAGCGCGCGCGATCGATCGAGCGCGAGGTGCGCGCGCAACTGGGCGACGAGATCGAGCGTGATGCGATCGCGGAGCGTGGCGATCGCGTGCTCGACGTGATCGTCGGCGAGGACGATCTCTACGTCGGCGTGCACGTGCATCGCGAGGGCGCGATCGCGTGGCCCGGCGGGCGCATCCCGATCGACGTGCCCACCGATTCGCCGTCCCGCGCGTATCGCAAGGTCGAGGAGATGATCGCGTGGGGCGACGTGCCGGTGCGCGCGGGCGACGTCGCGATCGAGATCGGCGCGGCGCCCGGCGGCGCGGCGTACGCCCTCGCGCGTCGCGGCGTGAGCGTCGTCGCGATCGACCCTGCCGAGATGGACGCGCAGGTCCTCGCGTACCAGGGCCCGGGCGGCGCGCGTGTCACGCACCTCGCCAAGCCGGTCGGCGCGGTGACGCGCGACGAGCTGCCGCGCGACGCGCGATGGCTGCTCTCCGACCTCAACCTCGCGCCGCCGGTCGCGCTGCGCTACGCGGCACGCATCGCGAGCACGACGAGCATCGAGGGCGCGATCCTCACGCTCAAGATGAACGACGCCGCGATGATCGCGTCGATCCCCGCGCTGCTCGACAGAGCACGCGCGATCGTCCCCGGCGGCGACGCGCGCGCGATCCAGCTGCCCGCGCACCGCCAGGAGATCGGCGTGCTGGTGATCAGATCGCCGAGAGGCGCGGGCGATCGAGCGGGGCGAGCGCGGCCGGGCGCAGCACCGCGACGAGCTCCTCGTACTCGCTGAAGAGCGCGCACTCGATCGCGATCCGTCCGTCGGGCAGACGCTTCGACCACACGTACGTCGGGTCGACGTGCGCGCGCTGCTTGTCGCCCTCGGGGACGCGCCACGAGAGCCCCGCGAACTCGCGCTCGCGCAGCATCGCCTCGAGACCTTCCTCGTCGACGAACCCGCTCGCGACCGTGCACTGCACGTGCTCGAGCTCGTTCAGGACCTCGAGGGGATCGACGTTGCGACCGATCCCGACGGTCTCCGCGAAGGGCAGATCCTTCATCAGCGTCGCGGGCTGCGCGCACTGCTCGACCGCGAGCGCGAGCTTGCCGCGCCCCTGCTTCTCGACGGTGCCGATCGCGACGAGCCCGTCGCGCATCGCTTCCTCGAGCAGGTCCACGTCGCCGTCGCGGAACATGTCGACAAGCTCGAGCCCGATGTCGATCGGCAGCACGAGGTACGCGTCCTCGTCGGACACGTGGAAGGGCGGATCGAGCGGCAGCATGCCCTCACCGCGCTCGCGCACCGCCGCGATCAGCTCGCCGTCGGCGAACACGACGCTCAGCGGGACACCACGGATCAGCTCGGCGAGCGTGGGCTCGCGCGTGGAGACGGCAAACATGCGCCGGACGCTACGGATGCGGAGATCGCCGCGCAACTTTCTGCGCGACGCGCGATCTCGACCCGCGCTTGACGCGGACTTCCACCGAGTTCATTGTTTGGTCAGCCAACCAAGAAACTCGCATGGCACGCCCATCGAACACCGGTGCCCGCCGGGCCGAGATCGTCGACGCCCTCCTTCGTGTGCTCGCGGAGCGCGGCTGGGCCGCGGCGACCACCG is a window encoding:
- a CDS encoding IPT/TIG domain-containing protein, translating into MRHAFSFLVLLMLAIPTRALAAPPWIDSFDVLEAPRGARVRIAGSDLGDPATSRVEIGGALAPTARWTSTGITAYVPADARIGETSVRVVTSEGADARLITIVPRAAIDDRIAWRVLGEGRGAGHHAPGVRRDGTVIVGDDAGFVYAIDRDGGMRWIVDAVRTLDVEWAAADRGPIAIGDGDVAYVAVTSGTQEHVLAIDRDGAIAWARTFETGFLSAGPSIGPDGDVYVMHAAAWIVSTDPPGPSSGMMRLRHDDGATVWATRGEPVITQVPYEGAPIVFGASTPGGAIDRAFVFTEQGALSTSPGDPQRDALRAFALDDGRETFVALTLAPTGSASPLQVWPAVRDDGAVLVSSFVSSSVGQRVRFVDASSGAFVGMTSMEEAGGLGAPLAGRDGRTFVIRDQSWLDAFDVDGRLVWERRIAGGPRPNRLVFGADRMAIWVASPGRAMAVSAEDGALIDDVSVAASAGTETPVGCALGTDDVLRRVYYVGCFAAEGASWELSAITMLADAPIDHDAGIGADAGAPIEADAGAMRPRGAGCSVGARTAQAPWALLAILGLVFARRAQRPASPSTRL
- the rsmI gene encoding 16S rRNA (cytidine(1402)-2'-O)-methyltransferase, which codes for MSDPGTTRGKLSIVATPIGNLEDITLRALRVMREADVILAEDTRRTSVLCRHHGVGTPLRSFHAHTPAARIEALVEELRGGAKLALVSDAGTPLVSDPGAELVRACAEAGITVEAIPGPSAPIAALVASGLAAPSFEFVGFLPRGGGRRQRALAGIAKARGAVMLFEAPNRIGATLRDLAGVLGGTRQAAVCRELTKLHEEIARGSLDALAEKFAEGTLGEITLVVAAPDVAPEDEKEPVDDETVRAWLDDEGLGTREAADRLAEREGIPRKDAYKRVLGLAGR
- a CDS encoding RNA polymerase factor sigma-32: MARKTTKAKERSEEENESEVLAGEVVDEREEARDDDDEGSEAEQESRDDDEALEGDVVVEGEVVDDVDLAEPIPARAETGSALATQDPLQAYMRDVQRYSLLTPEQTHELAVKYVETGDVDAARKLVTSNLRLVVKIAYDYRRAYRNILDLIQEGNIGLMQAVKKYDPYRGVKLSSYAAWWIRAYILRFILNNWRLVKLGTTQAQRKLFFNLKKEKARLSAMGIDPTPEVVAKNLDVTTDDVVQMDRRLGAGELSLDAPIGHADGKPTSRIDTMAALDSPADELLASAELEDLLTGKIREFGQTLKGKEDVIFRERLMSDEPKTLQELGEQFGVSRERVRQIEKRLQGKIRAYLEQHVEASALPS